In the Colletotrichum lupini chromosome 4, complete sequence genome, CCGTTTCCTCGGAACGAGCTCTTGAGATGGCAATCAGGCCAAGACACGATGGAAGACTCTTTGGCCTGTTATTCTGGACCGGTCGAAGGCCAAGCATTGTGACGTCTATTGACGTGTGATTTTGCAGTTGACCCGAGGATAGACAGCCGCACAGCCGCACGGCGAGGAGGGACCTTTCACAGGTCTACGAGGCTCACGGCGATAACgataactagtaaagatatCCGTACAATGCGCCAGAATGAAGCTGGCGAGCAGGCCTTTTTCGGAAGCAAATAGAGGTTTAGACGGATGAGTAAACATTCCCGATAACTAGCAGCGGCCCGTTCGTTTTGGTTGATCTGGGCCGGTTGACCGAGCCGCGATATCTTGGCAACACGGTGGGATTGAATATACCCAACACGATATAATATCGCTTGACAGGCGTGGCGACCAGACTGGGTCCTAGATCGAACGATTTGAAGCGAGCCTATTCTTCTCGGAAGAGTGTAGGCGGCGTGGCAGCGCAGGGAGCAAAAGCGAGGGAAGGAACAACGCTCAAGAGCTATCGTGGAGCTTCTGGCCAGAAGGTCTGAGCATCGTCGACCAGGGTGAAAACCAATGTCGATGGATTTGGGCAACAGGGCCGACAGGTCGCGTCATGATCGGGTAAAGCGTGCTTCGAGGATTTGGGCCGGGATCCCAGGTGTTCTTGCTCTCCTCTGAAGGGCATAGCCTCTCGAGATTCCGGCGTGCCCTTGCTGACAGAATTTTTCTTCGGGAGCAAGGGGTCCAGGGTAGCAGGATGGAGAAGGAATGCGATCGAGGTGGACTTTGGATGCAAGTGTATGACCATCTGGATGTGGATTGATGCTTTTTCCTTGCAGAGTTGGGGGTGATGGAGTCGAGCCTCGAGGTGAATGGATGTTGAAGTGGTGAACCATGGGGAAAGGAGTGGCGGAAGGACCACGCCGTGAACAAGGCGCCAGGGGCACGAAGTGGAAGTGAAAAGTTGTGGAGAGGATGACCCCGGGCAAGCAGGGGTAAAAAGAAGGAGcagggaagaggaagaatcCCCTCCTTttggcaaggcaaggcaagagACAGGGGGGAGAAATGGCAGGGATCCAAGGCAACGTCGTGGGTTGCCCTTTCCCAAGAGGTTTCCTTTCCGCTGGTCATTGATTGGCTCCGAGATGCTGTTCCTGCATTAGCGCAACGGAGAAGCTGGCGCTGTGGCTGAGCGTTTCAACTTGGACTGGGCAAGGAGCCCCTCGCTTGGTAGGAGAAGTCGCCAGAGGAGAGGTTGTAGAAGACTCGAGAGGCTAGGAACAATTCAAAGGAGCAGACAGGCGGCAAGGAGTCGGGATGCAAGTAATGAGTGTCTGTGTCAACTGACAAGTAGAAAGCAGCCCAAAGCAACCCTCTGGGCCTCAAAAGAGCCGTTGTTCGGAGCATGACAGGACAGAAAGGGTCATGGGCGGCAGGGAACTACCTAGGAAGTTGAGTTGATTCGTCGAGTAAGTGTCTTTACTTCTTGAGGAATGAGTTCAGGTAAGATAGGTGCGACCAAATTGTCTGTTGTCTCTTTCAACTTTGTGAGGGTGACTTGAGATGATCTGCCAGCTGTCATTGGCTAGCCCCTTTCCACCGCCATGAGCTTCTTTCGTCCAATGCTTCCGTCCTTCAGGTGGGAGGTCCGACGGGAGGTACACCAATGGGCCCAGGTGCCAATACACGGGTACGCAGAGTGGTCCGCGTATTATCGACTTCCATCTATCTGGAGGGCTAGGGTAGGATGGACCAAGAATTGATTCTGCAGATTAAAAAATTCGATAACAAGAGTTAACAGTCTCTCCCGTCTCTAACTGTCTGTATCTGTCTGCACTACAACTCAAACTTTGCTAAGGTGATCCTTGAGACGCTCCATAGAGGGAGGCTGAGATGGATACGGATGCAGGCTGGAACACGGTTAACATTATCAACCTTTCAAATTAACTTTTGGTGACCTTTTGCTATGCCTAAAATACACACGGGTAATGATTACGTGCAGCATTCGGTGCCTCCATATGTGCCTTGCCGCCGTGTTGATCTTCCAAAGAGCCCCAAAGTGCTGGATGGGCTGACGTTAGGCGCGGAGGCCAGCGTATCGAGGCATCCTGGGGCATCCAATCCACGCCGTTTATTGGAGGGCGAAAGGCGGCGGCGAGTCCGTTTGAGACGTCCAGATTCGCCGTAGTTCAACCCCAGAGACTCCAGCCCGTAATAATGCACGATTGGCTGGATGTGAAGTGGTGGGGTCtttggatggatggatggcggggcgggtacggagtacctactATGGTAAGGTCTTTCTGCCCCTGACTAAGGTAAAAGCCACCCACCGATGGGAAAGAATTGGTGCACCCTTGGGGTTACAGTGTTTTGTGAGCAGTGTCGCAACCGACAATCAAAAGTGTGTGAAGTTGTAGAGCGATTACCAAATAGACTGGCTAACAATGAGCCATTCCCAATGCGGGATAAGGTACAGTTACAGCGAGTCGCAGATGGTAAGCCACGGGGTCACTTAGATCGGGGTAGGCGCCCGTTGTCCCCTCAAAAGATCAAAAAAGGCGTCCAGTCTCTACCGCAGTAGGTACTCTGTTCTGCTGGGGGAGATTCAGATTCCCTGTGGCGTCAAGCCTAGATTTCAGACCAAGCCCGGCGAGAGAAAAGCAAGCCTCTGGGGAAGGATAGCGCAAACGGCCAGCCTAGAACTGCACTCCAGACTCTCGTCTCTGCTACCTATGCATCCGCACCTTACTTGTACTTTGCCACTGAATGAACACTCAACAGGTGCATCCGTCTTTTCTTGCAGTCGACAGTCTGCAGACTGCAGGGGGGGCCAGGTATAGAGAGGCAGCTCACAGCTTGGGCCTTCTCACGTCGTCGGCGACGGGGTCTCTTTAGGTAGGCAGCCCCTGTCCATGCTCTTTCCTGTTCCTGAACGGGACAGCATTGGATGGCAAGGGGGAAGGTCACCAAGGGTACGTACCCGACTACTCACTTTACCGCCCAAGCGTCACGGCGGCGGCAAAACAAGGCGCAGAACTGGCAGATGGCAACTTTGCAGTATGCATCCTTCACCACCGTCCACGGTTCTGCGATCCACGATCCATGGCACACGGTTGCTGTTCGGATCCAGAATGCACAGAAACAGACAGTCAGACTTAGGCTACCGTCAATGTCTAAGACAGACAGACAACCTGCTGCCCCTCGCTCGCTCGCTCCCTCCCTCCAGTCATCTGAAGGTCGCAGACAGCGGCACCAAAGCGTACGCACCGACCTCATCTCATCTCCATCCGCAGCTCACAGACTCGACTCAACATCttactctcactctcactctcactctcaccaaGCAAGTCCAACCCACCGACGCTGTCTGGCTTGTCTTGCATTCGCTTCCCGTCCTTTCCGTCCGCCCATGGCTTTGACGGATCGTCGACACCTTCATCTCGAGCATAATAGGCGGTGCTCTTTAGTCTCGGTCCTGCATCAACCGCCATCTCCACATGGCGTCCGTGTTGTTATTCATGAACACTTCTCCATCTTGCCCTCGGCCGTAGCATATCGTCATTGTTCACAGGACACACATCCCCATCTTGCCCCTAATCTGACTAAACCCTATGGCACCACCAAAGCAACTGCGGATCTCTCCAATTAAGCACCATCACACGGTTATGCATGAGCATGAAACTCAGCCTGGCCTACGAGCATGAGCATTACCTTTGTTCCGGAAGGCTGAGCACACTCAATCTCAACATCCATCACTTCCAATTCGTCAACCATGTGCCGTAACCTCCATGTAGTTTATGGAGAGGGCCTCCGGGACTTGAGCGAGGAGGCCACTGTTCAACCATTGGGATGGAGACACACACAGAGAGTCCCGTCCTCATGCTCAAGGATCAAAGAGGTTGTCCAGGGGCTGCAGTGCCCAAATGCACCCTTCTCCGTCTGTTCCTGGCTCCGATCCGAGCAACAAGTTGCTCGAATAGGAACCGTTCAACCGCTCAGGTGCCGGATGGGAAGAAGGCAGTGCTGTTTCTGGCCCCATCCTGCAATCCCCCATTTCCCAGCCCAGTCTTCAGTCGTAGCACCATCCAGAAGTCTGCTTGGAGAACCAAACCCCTGTTGGCGGATAGCATGGCCTTCGAAGAGGCCGGCATCAAACCCGGCTTCGCTTTGCCTTGCTTGCCATGCCCTCCGGTGACCTCTCCTCCTTTAGCCTCCATCCACCCATCCCATATCCACATCTGCGCCCACCACCGCACCACGGCCATCCATCAGCCAGTCCACAAGCCCCCATGCCTAGTGCGAGTGCTGTCCACATCCATGGCCATGCCACGGGTCCGCTGTACCTAGTCCGTGCAGCACGGCCTTGCACTTGCACCTCCTGCCTGGATCCACCCCGTCTCCGTCCCTCATCCCCGTTCGGTCCTCTCTCTGCGTCTGTTCAGTCAGTCACTCAGTCTGTCAGTCTCCCACCCCCCCTCCAGGCAAGCCGCCTGCTCAGGTGAGGGTGAGGGTGAGGACTGGGAACCTCACACCCAACCATCCCCAGTGATAGGAGTCGTCGTTCTTGTATATAgactcttcctcttcccgcTCATGTTTACTGTTTCGATTCTCATCTTCATCGAACATTCTTTCCTACTTTCGTTCTATCAAACAACAGTCCATTCGCTTTCTGAGTGTAAAGTCATTCGCTTCTTTACTCTCAGCTTAATACCAACTTAGTTTTTTGTTTCCTCTACTTTCACTAGAACAAAGtatctctcactctcacttcAAAGAAAGAATCCTCGTCCATCATTCAAAATGAAGAACAGCGTTGCTCTTCTGGCCCTTGCCGCCGGCGTCAGCCAGGTCACTGCTACCGTAAGTCTTCCTACAACAACATCTCCACAGTCGAATCTCACATGAGATCTCGTCTACTCCTCTCTGGTCGGTGATCACTAACAAGCTTCACAGGGCTGGAACAAGTTCCCTTCCTTCACCTGCCCCGAGAACACCGACAACAAGTGTGACGACAAGCAGAAGGATGGCTTCTCCTGGGGTGACTTGAACACTGGATCGTTCAGCAACTATGGCGGCTTCGACTTCAAGGGCTGGACCTGCGGAAGCGATTTCTCCAAGCGCGATGTTCTCTCTCCCCGCACCTTCGGCAAGGGCAAGGTCATTGAGGGCTCTTGCGGAAGCACCAAGGAGACCTCTCCCTCCTTCGGCTGTGGCTCCGGCACTAGCTCCCCCGACAAGTTCTCCATTGTCCACTTCGACGTCTCCGTCGAGTTCGACTGCGACCTCGAGTTCCACTACGACATGCCCGATGGCTCCAGCTGCAAGCACCGCTCTGCCTGCTCCAAGTCTGGAACTACTGTCAAGAACTCCCAGTGCGGTGGTGCCAAGAACGTCACCATTGTCTACCCTGAGCAGCCCTCCAAGCCCAAGACCACCTGCGGTGTTGGCATCCACACCATCAGCTTCGACTGCAGCCCTCCCCAGACCACCGTCCCTCCCAAGACCAAGACCAGCTCTTTCGCCATCGCCACCACCTTGAGCACCAAGACTCACGACAAGCCCGTCAAGACCACCTCCGAGGCCGAGGCCACCTCCACCGCCGTTGTTCCCTCCGTCTCCAAGCCCACCAAGCCCGTTGAGGAGACCACCGAGGCCACCAAGCCTGCCACCACCGGCCCCTCCAAGGAGACCGAGACTGCTCCCGTTCCCAGCAAGGGCGAGACCACCTCCGCTGCCCTCCCCTCCATCTCCATCCCCGCGGACTCGACCACTGCTGTTGTTCCTTCCGTCACCAAGCCTGCCGAGACCCCCATTGTCTCCAAGCCCACTGAGGAGACCACCAAGCCTGTCGAGTCTGTCACCAAGCCCGTCGGCGGTGAGACTACCTCTGCTGCCCTCCCCAGCGCCTCCGTTCCCACCGTCCCCGGCAATGGCACCCAGCCTGCTGAGACCGTCCCCGCGACCGTCCCCGCGACCGTCCCCGCCGTCCCCGAGACCAAGACCACTGTCTACGACACCACCTCCACCGTCTACACCACCCGCGTTGAGATCGTCACTTCCTGCGCTCCCGAGGTCACCAACTGCCCCGCCAAGTCCCACGCCGTTGTCACCGTCACCGTCCCCGTCTCTACCACCATCTGCCCCGTCACCGAGACCTTCGTCCACACCCCCGGTGTTCCCTCCAAGCCTGCTGCCACCCAGCCCGCCGGTGTTCCTTCCCAGGGTGTCTCCTCCCAGAAGCCTGTCGCCTCGGTCACTGTTCCCGCTGGCCCCGTTGAGACTCTTCCCTGCCCCGATGTCGTTCCCCAGTGCTTGAGCACCTGGATGTTCTCTTCCGGCTGCACTGACAACTCTGATGTCAACTGCTTCTGCCCCGACTCCAAGTTCGTCGAGAACGTCTTCTCTTGCATCTACTCCTACGGTGCCAGCGACGAGATCATCTCCAAGGCTACTCAGTTCTTCCAAGGCATCTGCGCTGCTCACATCCCTGAGAACCCTGCCATCGTCACTGTCCCTGccaccatcaccaccgcCATCACCGTCTCGGCCACCAAGCCCGCTGCCACCAACCCTGCTGAGTACACCACCGTCACCGTTGACAAGACCATCGTTGTCCCCTGCGTCACCTCTGGCACCACCGTTCCCGGTTCCTCCACCACCGCCATCATCAAGACCACTCTCGAGGTTCCCCACGTCTCCTTCGCCACCAACTCCGCCTCGGTCGTCGTTCCCGTCCCGGCTCCCTCTGCCCCCGCCGGAACCCCCGTTGCCCCAGGCGCGACTGCCTCTTCCCAGGCCCCGGTTGCTCCCTACCCTACCACCCCCGCCGCTGGCGCCAGCAAGACCACTCCCGTTGGCACTGGCGGTGCTGCCGTCCCTACCACCACTGGCGTCGTTGTCGCCGGTGCTGGCAAGACCACCTTCGGCCTCGGTGCCGTTGTTGCCATTGCTGCCCTCGCTGCATTCTAAGCTGGGTAACATGGCTGCTTTCTCCCCTCCCCTCTACTAAGGTAAGATGAAACTTACTTGAGCGCGGAGGAGAGATGCTACCCCCCAAAATTTCCTTACTGTATCCAAGTCGCTGCACGCACACACAAATCTGTAATCTACAAGCCCGCAATTTTACATATCATTCTTACGATCCTTACGAAACAAACACATTGCATAGGTGGTTTTTTATAGGTCTGGAAACATTCGGTGTTAAAAAGGCTCTATATTCCCACTTTTATCTCAACTTGGCCGCGAACTTTTAGAGCGCATCAGAAAAAAACGGTGTTGgaagattttttttttataccccTTGGCTTGTTggattaatacttaattagctagttCCTTTCGAGAGGAATAGAAATGCGCTCTACAATGACTTTTTGGTTCCTCTTGCCTTGTGATGTCTTCCAATCCTCCGAGTACTCAAGTGACATTTGTAATAATTCCGTTAGGTTCGAGCTTGGTCGTACTGACTGTTCTACGTGAGTCCGAGCATGCTGCTGCTACTGTTAAGGTCGCAATGAGTCATGTGACGTTGTAGTTGAGACGACCCCGGAAATGAGCCGTTGTAATGCGATCGATTCCCCTTTGTCCCATAACTGGTATGACATAAGGTAGATAGGGGGAGCAAAAAAGTTCATTTTCGTCTTCGCATGGCTCTCCGTGTTGAATCGAAGTTTACCTACCAACTTGATAGAGTTTATCTGCAGTACGTATGCCCACAATCATGTTGTACGTTGGCCCGTTGATTAAGTGTTCACGGGCTCGCCGGGGGAGCATTGACCATGAACCCCCTCCTTTCCCCTTCCCCTCTCTTCACAAAAGGGAGAAACCATGGTCATCCGTCTGAGGGTTTCGAAAACCATGGTAGAATAGGCTTGCCTCGTCCGTCGGCCTAGCTGAGGATCCGTTTTCTAGGTATTGCCATTACTTGAGGAGCTTGGGTTCGGGTCTGGGTCGGGGATGGGATATACACTGGCGCCAGATCGTTGCAAGTTTGTATGTTCCCATTATACTGCTGTAGAGTTGACGATTCGTGAGGGCGATTCTGGAATGCCATTTCTCTGACCATCATGGACTCCGTTTGGGAATTGAGCAAGCTGGATTGTTCCTGCGGAAGAGTTCCTGCTATGCTTGAGGTTCAGTTCGGGGCTTGGGGACTTGGATCTCCCATTCGGAGAGCCTAGCTCAACAGCGAATGACACAATTTTTTGA is a window encoding:
- a CDS encoding adhesin protein Mad1 gives rise to the protein MKNSVALLALAAGVSQVTATGWNKFPSFTCPENTDNKCDDKQKDGFSWGDLNTGSFSNYGGFDFKGWTCGSDFSKRDVLSPRTFGKGKVIEGSCGSTKETSPSFGCGSGTSSPDKFSIVHFDVSVEFDCDLEFHYDMPDGSSCKHRSACSKSGTTVKNSQCGGAKNVTIVYPEQPSKPKTTCGVGIHTISFDCSPPQTTVPPKTKTSSFAIATTLSTKTHDKPVKTTSEAEATSTAVVPSVSKPTKPVEETTEATKPATTGPSKETETAPVPSKGETTSAALPSISIPADSTTAVVPSVTKPAETPIVSKPTEETTKPVESVTKPVGGETTSAALPSASVPTVPGNGTQPAETVPATVPATVPAVPETKTTVYDTTSTVYTTRVEIVTSCAPEVTNCPAKSHAVVTVTVPVSTTICPVTETFVHTPGVPSKPAATQPAGVPSQGVSSQKPVASVTVPAGPVETLPCPDVVPQCLSTWMFSSGCTDNSDVNCFCPDSKFVENVFSCIYSYGASDEIISKATQFFQGICAAHIPENPAIVTVPATITTAITVSATKPAATNPAEYTTVTVDKTIVVPCVTSGTTVPGSSTTAIIKTTLEVPHVSFATNSASVVVPVPAPSAPAGTPVAPGATASSQAPVAPYPTTPAAGASKTTPVGTGGAAVPTTTGVVVAGAGKTTFGLGAVVAIAALAAF